From the Tenacibaculum dicentrarchi genome, the window GAAGTAAGTCAATTACATGATATGGTATATGAACAAGAAGATTATCCATTTATAAAATCAAAATAAACCATGGCTACAATTATAAACATGCCTCGCTTAAGCGACACAATGGAAGAAGGAGTTGTTGCTTCTTGGTTAAAAAATGTAGGCGACAGAATTGAAGAAGGAGATATTTTAGCTGAAATTGAAACAGACAAAGCTACCATGGAATTTGAATCTTTTCACGAAGGTGTTTTATTACACATCGGGGTTCAGGAAGGTGAATCGGCTCCTGTTGATACTTTATTAGCTATTATCGGTGAACAAGGCGAAGATATTACTGCTTTATTAAACGGCGGTGCTGCTGCTCCTCAAATTGAAGAAGCTCCTAAAGCTGAAACAACTTCTAACGAAGAAGTGGCTGTAAAAAGTGAAGTAGTAGCAATGCCAGCAGGCGCTATTGTAATTAACATGCCACGTTTAAGTGATACCATGGAAGAAGGAACTGTTGCTTCTTGGTTAAAAAATGTAGGTGATAAAGTTGAAGAGGGTGATATTTTAGCTGAAATTGAAACAGATAAAGCTACAATGGAATTCGAATCTTTTAACGAAGGTGTTTTATTACACATTGGTGTACAAGAAGGAGAAGCTGCTCCTGTTGATACTTTACTTGCCATTATTGGTAAAGAAGGTACAGATGTTGCTACCGTACTTGATGCATTAAATTCAGGAAATACAGTTTCTACTGATACAAAATCAGAAGAAAAAATAGCTACTAAAAAAGAAGAAACTCCTAAAGAAGAAGTTAAAATAGCTACTACTGAAACAGTAACTACAATAACTTCTACTGGAAGAATATTTGCTTCTCCATTAGCTAAAAAAATAGCAAAAGATAAAGGAATTAAATTAACAGCAATTAAAGGTTCTGGTGAAAACGGACGTATTGTTAAAAAGGATGTAGAAAACTATACTCCTGCTGCTGCAAAAGTTGAAGCGCCTGTAGCTGTTAAAACAGAAGCTATTGCTAATTTTGCAATCGCTGGTGAAGAAAACACATCAGAAGTTAAAAATTCTCAAATGCGTAAGGCAATTGCGAAAGCTTTAAAAAATTCTAAATTTGATGCGCCTCACTTCTACTTAAATATTGAAGTAGATATGGACAACGCAATGGCTTCTCGTAAAATAATTAATGCCGTTCCTGATACAAAAGTATCATTTAACGACATGGTTGTAAAAGCCTGTGCGATGGCATTAAAAAAACATCCAAACGTAAATACTAGCTGGACTGATAATACGACATTATTCCACAGTCATATTCATATTGGTGTTGCCGTGGCTGTTGATGAAGGTTTAGTAGTGCCTGTTGTAAAACATACAGATGCTTTAAGTTTAACTCAAATTGGTGCTTCGGTACGTGATTTAGCTGGTAAAGCTAGAAACAAGAAAATTGCTCCTGCTGAAATGCAAGGAAGTACTTTTACAGTTTCTAACTTAGGAATGTTTGGTATTGAAAGTTTTACTTCTATTATCAATCAGCCGAATTCTGCTATTTTATCTGTTGGTGCAATTGTACAAAAACCAGTTGTTAAAGACGGTCAAATTGTTGTTGGAAATACGATGAAATTAACTTTAGCCTGCGACCACAGAACGGTTGATGGTGCAGTTGGTGC encodes:
- a CDS encoding pyruvate dehydrogenase complex dihydrolipoamide acetyltransferase, which encodes MATIINMPRLSDTMEEGVVASWLKNVGDRIEEGDILAEIETDKATMEFESFHEGVLLHIGVQEGESAPVDTLLAIIGEQGEDITALLNGGAAAPQIEEAPKAETTSNEEVAVKSEVVAMPAGAIVINMPRLSDTMEEGTVASWLKNVGDKVEEGDILAEIETDKATMEFESFNEGVLLHIGVQEGEAAPVDTLLAIIGKEGTDVATVLDALNSGNTVSTDTKSEEKIATKKEETPKEEVKIATTETVTTITSTGRIFASPLAKKIAKDKGIKLTAIKGSGENGRIVKKDVENYTPAAAKVEAPVAVKTEAIANFAIAGEENTSEVKNSQMRKAIAKALKNSKFDAPHFYLNIEVDMDNAMASRKIINAVPDTKVSFNDMVVKACAMALKKHPNVNTSWTDNTTLFHSHIHIGVAVAVDEGLVVPVVKHTDALSLTQIGASVRDLAGKARNKKIAPAEMQGSTFTVSNLGMFGIESFTSIINQPNSAILSVGAIVQKPVVKDGQIVVGNTMKLTLACDHRTVDGAVGAQFLQTLKTFVENPVTMLA